A genomic stretch from Halichoerus grypus chromosome 7, mHalGry1.hap1.1, whole genome shotgun sequence includes:
- the PNLIP gene encoding pancreatic triacylglycerol lipase isoform X1 has translation MLLIWALSLLLGAVVGKEICFPRLGCFSDDSPWAGIAQRPLKILPWVPEDVNTRFLLYTNENPDNYQVRELIELIADPSTITSSNFRTDSKTRFIIHGFIDKGEENWLANICKNLFTVESVNCICVDWKSGSRTGYTQASQNIRIVGAEVAYFVEVLQSAFNYSPSDVHIIGHSLGSHAAGEAGRRTNGTVGRITGLDPAEPCFEGTPELVRLDPSDAQFVDVIHTDAAPIIPNLGFGMSQTVGHLDFFPNGGKQMPGCQKNILSQIVDIDGIWEGTRDFVACNHLRSYKYYSDSILNPDGFAGFPCASYNAFTANKCFPCPSEGCPQMGHYADRFPGKTNGVNQIFYLNTGDASNFARWRYKVAVTLSGRKVTGHVLVSLFGNKGNSKQYEIFRGTLRPDSTHSNEFDSNVDVGDLQRVKFIWYNNVINPTLPRVGASKIMVERNDGKVFNFCSQETVREDILLTLTPC, from the exons aTGCTGCTAATCTGGGCACTATCGCTGCTTCTGGGAGCAGTAGTAG GAAAAGAAATCTGCTTCCCAAGACTTGGCTGCTTTAGTGATGACTCCCCATGGGCAGGAATTGCACAAAGACCCCTCAAAATACTGCCCTGGGTTCCAGAAGATGTCAATACCCGCTTCCTCCTATACACTAACGAGAACCCGGATAACTATCAAGTAAGAGAACTCATT GAACTTATTGCAGATCCATCAACTATCACAAGCTCCAATTTCAGAACAGATAGCAAAACCCGCTTTATTATTCATGGATTCATAGACAAGGGAGAAGAAAACTGGTTGGCCAATATATGCAAG AACCTGTTTACAGTGGAAAGTGTGAACTGCATCTGTGTGGATTGGAAAAGTGGCTCCCGAACCGGTTACACACAGGCCTCACAGAACATCCGGATTGTCGGGGCAGAAGTGGCATATTTTGTTGAGGTTCTTCAG TCAGCATTTAACTACTCACCTTCTGATGTCCACATCATTGGCCACAGCCTGGGCTCACACGCagctggggaggcaggaaggaggaccAATGGGACTGTTGGACGAATCACAG GGTTGGATCCAGCTGAACCTTGCTTTGAGGGCACACCCGAATTAGTCCGATTGGACCCCAGTGATGCCCAGTTTGTGGATGTAATTCACACAGACGCTGCCCCTATAATCCCCAACTTGG GGTTTGGAATGAGTCAAACTGTAGGCCACCTAGATTTCTTTCCAAATGGAGGAAAACAAATGCCTGGATGTCAGAAGAACATTCTCTCTCAGATTGTTGACATAGATGGGATCTGGGAAG GGACTCGTGACTTTGTGGCCTGTAATCACTTAAGAAGCTACAAATATTACTCTGATAGCATCCTCAACCCTGATGGCTTTGCTGGATTCCCTTGTGCCTCTTACAATGCTTTCACTGCA AACAAGTGCTTCCCCTGCCCAAGCGAAGGCTGCCCACAGATGGGTCATTACGCTGACAGATTTCCTGGAAAAACAAATGGAGTGAACCAGATATTTTATCTAAACACTGGTGATGCCAGCAATTTTGCCC GTTGGAGGTATAAGGTAGCTGTCACACTGTCTGGGAGGAAGGTTACAGGACACGTGCTGGTTTCTTTGTttggaaataaaggaaattctAAACAGTATGAAATTTTCAG GGGCACTCTCCGTCCAGACAGCACTCATTCCAATGAATTTGACTCTAATGTGGATGTTGGAGATTTGCAGAGGGTCAAATTTATTTGGTACAACAATGTGATCAACCCAACTCTACCCAGAGTGGGAGCATCCAAGATCATGGTGGAAAGAAACGATGGAAAAGT GTTCAACTTCTGTAGTCAAGAAACTGTAAGGGAAGATATTCTGCTCACTCTTACTCCATGTTAG
- the PNLIP gene encoding pancreatic triacylglycerol lipase isoform X2, with the protein MLLIWALSLLLGAVVGKEICFPRLGCFSDDSPWAGIAQRPLKILPWVPEDVNTRFLLYTNENPDNYQELIADPSTITSSNFRTDSKTRFIIHGFIDKGEENWLANICKNLFTVESVNCICVDWKSGSRTGYTQASQNIRIVGAEVAYFVEVLQSAFNYSPSDVHIIGHSLGSHAAGEAGRRTNGTVGRITGLDPAEPCFEGTPELVRLDPSDAQFVDVIHTDAAPIIPNLGFGMSQTVGHLDFFPNGGKQMPGCQKNILSQIVDIDGIWEGTRDFVACNHLRSYKYYSDSILNPDGFAGFPCASYNAFTANKCFPCPSEGCPQMGHYADRFPGKTNGVNQIFYLNTGDASNFARWRYKVAVTLSGRKVTGHVLVSLFGNKGNSKQYEIFRGTLRPDSTHSNEFDSNVDVGDLQRVKFIWYNNVINPTLPRVGASKIMVERNDGKVFNFCSQETVREDILLTLTPC; encoded by the exons aTGCTGCTAATCTGGGCACTATCGCTGCTTCTGGGAGCAGTAGTAG GAAAAGAAATCTGCTTCCCAAGACTTGGCTGCTTTAGTGATGACTCCCCATGGGCAGGAATTGCACAAAGACCCCTCAAAATACTGCCCTGGGTTCCAGAAGATGTCAATACCCGCTTCCTCCTATACACTAACGAGAACCCGGATAACTATCAA GAACTTATTGCAGATCCATCAACTATCACAAGCTCCAATTTCAGAACAGATAGCAAAACCCGCTTTATTATTCATGGATTCATAGACAAGGGAGAAGAAAACTGGTTGGCCAATATATGCAAG AACCTGTTTACAGTGGAAAGTGTGAACTGCATCTGTGTGGATTGGAAAAGTGGCTCCCGAACCGGTTACACACAGGCCTCACAGAACATCCGGATTGTCGGGGCAGAAGTGGCATATTTTGTTGAGGTTCTTCAG TCAGCATTTAACTACTCACCTTCTGATGTCCACATCATTGGCCACAGCCTGGGCTCACACGCagctggggaggcaggaaggaggaccAATGGGACTGTTGGACGAATCACAG GGTTGGATCCAGCTGAACCTTGCTTTGAGGGCACACCCGAATTAGTCCGATTGGACCCCAGTGATGCCCAGTTTGTGGATGTAATTCACACAGACGCTGCCCCTATAATCCCCAACTTGG GGTTTGGAATGAGTCAAACTGTAGGCCACCTAGATTTCTTTCCAAATGGAGGAAAACAAATGCCTGGATGTCAGAAGAACATTCTCTCTCAGATTGTTGACATAGATGGGATCTGGGAAG GGACTCGTGACTTTGTGGCCTGTAATCACTTAAGAAGCTACAAATATTACTCTGATAGCATCCTCAACCCTGATGGCTTTGCTGGATTCCCTTGTGCCTCTTACAATGCTTTCACTGCA AACAAGTGCTTCCCCTGCCCAAGCGAAGGCTGCCCACAGATGGGTCATTACGCTGACAGATTTCCTGGAAAAACAAATGGAGTGAACCAGATATTTTATCTAAACACTGGTGATGCCAGCAATTTTGCCC GTTGGAGGTATAAGGTAGCTGTCACACTGTCTGGGAGGAAGGTTACAGGACACGTGCTGGTTTCTTTGTttggaaataaaggaaattctAAACAGTATGAAATTTTCAG GGGCACTCTCCGTCCAGACAGCACTCATTCCAATGAATTTGACTCTAATGTGGATGTTGGAGATTTGCAGAGGGTCAAATTTATTTGGTACAACAATGTGATCAACCCAACTCTACCCAGAGTGGGAGCATCCAAGATCATGGTGGAAAGAAACGATGGAAAAGT GTTCAACTTCTGTAGTCAAGAAACTGTAAGGGAAGATATTCTGCTCACTCTTACTCCATGTTAG